From Arachis hypogaea cultivar Tifrunner chromosome 3, arahy.Tifrunner.gnm2.J5K5, whole genome shotgun sequence:
ACTATACTTACTTTGCATAAGTGATTGCATTGTGGCATAAGGCTAGAGTCTTGACCATTGCTAATTCTCTTCCTCGAGAATTAGAATAACGCTGTTGGCAACTCCTTCACATAAtttaaaaccaaaccaaaataatGGAAAATATAAACTATATCAGTTACTAAAATTGTTACGCAGTACACCAAATAGACATTGTCAATTCAGATGTTTGCGTTCGTGTGACTCTTAAGATAATGGATAGGTAAGATATTGACAAGTATTATGTTAGTAGTTTAGTCAAACATATCAACTATTAAGTTATCTAATAGTTTTTGGCTATTAACATCTTCGTGTTGAACACTTTCGTTATCGCGGTAATACATGATTGGATGTATGCATAAAACATGTTTTTAAGGTCATAATACATAGAAATTAAATCCATAGGGCATTGTGCATGGGAAACatgaaagagagagagggaactTTACTTGTTGTCAAAGAAATGTCCGAAATCGTCGATAACAAGAGCAGCAGGCAAAGTATCAAACAGGTGGAAGGCAGCAAAGAAGTTCCTGATGTCCTGATCATCATTCACATACTTCATTTGAATTCGGTGGAAGACATCAGAAGATGGATCAATGCCCTGAAATTCAAGAAGAAGAATGCATGAAGGAGGTGGATTTGGGTTTCAAATTAGAGAGTTTTGGTAGTTGTTAGTTGTGAGTAGTTTACCTGAGAGAGAAAAGGGGGTTTGGAATCGAACCTGTGGCGGTTGCAAATGAAGATGACATTTGAATTGGAAGAGTGTAATGCGACGTTGAATGCAAACTGGAAAATCAAAGAGGTTTTCCCACTTGAAGGAGGGCCAGAAAGGAGCAccagattattattattagtattattattggaTTGGTTTTGCAGAAATTGAATCGGATTAAGGTTACTGCTGCTTTCGCTCCAGAAGAACATCTCAACCATCTCACTGCTCATTCTCCTTTATCCATTCATTCATCTACCGTTTGCTTTTGTTAAACCATTGATTGGACTCTAATCAAATTTCCTATTATTTTCTTGTGCATTACTGTTCCTAACAAATTTGGTGAAACTCGCCCAATTATTTAATTTCACACGAAGATGATATAGTTAACAAAGAATGAACTCCTTGCAGTCTTGCACTCAATTTTCTTTGAGATAATTATTCACTGTATTTATGAAGCAAATTTCTGATTTTAAATAAACAGTTTTGATATTACTCTATTTTGTCTTCTATTAACTTTTAAAGTAGCACGCTCTAACTAAATTTGACTGGAACTGAATTTAACCCAGCATAAGTGTTTGACTTACAAATTCCCTTCGTAGTTAACtcgaatataaaatattttaagaaaaacaaaattcGGAATTACCTTAATAGCAGGATTTGATTTGACAGAAATACCTCCAAAAAAAGAATGTCAAATAAGCATGCAAAATTAAGAGAAATGAATGCCGAAGCTAGATTACTTATTACAGAATACTTTGCACCATTCTCTATATTACCACAATTGAGGATTAGGCAACTAACTATTACTATCTCAATGGTGTAGATGAAACCAATTATTGGTACTTGTAGTTTTAGCCTCAATAAGCATCTAAATATTAAGCCAAACACTCTGGCGAAAAAGGAAAATGTCAAACACAGGACCGTGCCAATTACCAAGTAACAGCATAATCATTATCCCACAATAAACAAAAAGTAATTCCTTGACATCCAACAAAAGATAGTGACAGTTCAAGAATACAGGTACTGAAAACCTGAGAGAACATCCTTTGTTTCACATGGTACACTTTATGATCACAATTTTTCCCCTAACAACTTGGTTTAGTGAAGCCGCACAGAAAAAAGGATAGACGAGAAAAAGTGAACTCAACCTCCCACAACTATCTCTTCCCCGCTGGCTCCAAATTCATCTCTTGAAGATTCAGCAAGAGGTCATCTGAATTCAAGTAAACCTTGTTAGCAGAGTTTGAAATTGTATGAGCGATTTCCCTTGCAGCTTCAATTTTCCTCAAGGTGATAAATGCAGGATTATTGGCAATAGCTTGACCAATCAATTGTGCACTCTTGGCTTCTCCCtgtttaaaggaaaaaaaaaataagcctTTAAAAAGTACAAAAGAATCAAGTTGAAAAGAACTACTTCTCAGTTGTTTAATTTTCATGATATTCAGACTTCGTATGGTTTGGTATAGCCGTATAATAACTGGCAATTCAGAAATACTAAAGCATGGAAGCCAACTATTATACTAAGTAAGAACAGTCCCAAGATAAGATTGCGCCAACTATTTTACCTGTGCTCTAATAACAGCACTTCTTTTGTCCTGTTCAGCTTTTTCTACCACAAACTTAGCCCTCTCAGCTTCTTGAGCAGCAACCTGCTTGGCTTCAATTGCGGCTGTAAATTCCTTACCAAATGTCAAGCTTGTGATTGACACATCATCCAATGCAATATTGAAATGGGAGGCCCTTTCAgtcaagatcttccttatttctcTACTGACATTCTGTAAAATAGTATGTTTTATTAATAATCAGTCCCACTAATCAGATAGTACTATCACTTTGGTATTAAATCAAAAGTAAATTTACTTTACTTAATTCCCGAGAATACAAATTGCAACTGAGAAGTGAAGATCATATAACTAACAATCAGTGCATTAGATATAAagcagaaaagagaagagaatgtGTGCAAATACTCACCTCTCTCTGAGTAATGAGCTGACTGGCATTGTACTGTGCAACcacagctttcagagtttcaTGTATAATAGAAGGCAAGACCCTCTCGTTATAATTCTCACCCAGGGTTCGGTAAATTGTTGGTAAATGACTTGGTAGAGGACGGGTAAGGACCCTAAGTCCAATTCTCACCTGGCAAAAAAAGGAAGATAAATATGCATGAAACAAGGAACACAAAGTGCAAATAATTGTGGAGTATGCTACACAAAAATATATGGAGGCCTTGGAGGGGAAAATAAAAGAACCCTCCATTAAGGCATAAACTAAAGAAGTAAGAACTTAATTAGTTCAAAAAAAGGAATCTGAGCAAAGTGTACCATGTGAAAAGGGGGAAACAGGGTTAATTACAGCCACATCTATATTCAAGCACACTGCAGGATCATGTTCATGAAACACCAAATAAGGAGGGCAAAGGAAAAGACTTACCATTTGGAGATCACGGCTTCCGGATGTACTCTCCACTAAATGAGGTCGTGCACGGACATCATAGATCACAGGCCTCTCGAACCAAGGAATCATAAAATGTGTTCCTTCAGGATAGACCTACAGACAAGCATAGTTTGTTGATACATAACAACCAGTTTACCATATGCAGGACTTTGAAATACACTGATTCAGATATATAGAAGCACATTGACACTGTTTTTGACTCATGCTTCACAAGAAGACTGTTAGTCTACCATAAGGCTTTTCACCTTCAACCCTAGAAGGTTGAATGTGGCATGAAAACTGAACAGAAGCATACAATAAAGAGAGACAGGGTTCCAACAATTCCGTGCTTCACACGGAAGCAAGCATTTAAGGACTAGCCGAGCCAAATATTTATACTTATCATGAACTGAATCGACTTGTTATCCCAGCTCAACAATGAATTATCGACAAATAGTAAAATACTATGTTGCTAGATCAAACCCAGGTTGTAATCTTTCCTTGGACCTATATGACTCTAGAGATCATACATAAAACATGAAAGACGAGCGAAACAGCTTCAAGTTCATTCCCAATGTTCCCAAAACAAAAACTTTACATCAAGCCAGAAATTCATAACAAAATACTTCCACAGAATACCCTTTCAGAATGGAACAAGTGCTGCAAGTTGCAAAACACATCACAAACATTTCAATTGAACAGTGATTGTAGATGAAACAAACCTTATCTTTGACACCAACAATGCGATTGAAGACGATAGCTCGGTGCCCTCCCTCAACATTGTACAAGCTGTTTGCAGCTCCATACACAGCAAGACCACCAAAGATACTAACTTTGAGCAGAGCAGAAAGCCCTCCACCAGGAACATTTGGAACCTTCATGTTATTCATATTGATCTACCCTAACACACAAACACCAATTAGCTAAGAAATTAATCAATAAACAGAACTACATCAATCAAAAAGGGTcctataataacaaaaaaaaaaaagaagcagaatCAGATGCAGAAAACGCACAAGTATGTAACGGGCATAAAAGCAAAACGAAATTACGAAAATGAGTTGGATCAAATGACATGAGAGAAAGGAATCGGAaagaaaattgagagaaaaacACATACCTTGTCGTAATGAGTAGTTAGGGGAAGGTGTGCAGTTTCAGTttgtagggttttagggtttatgggggTCTTATCTTGTCCGGGTCGGGTACCCGatagttttttggattttttttccttttccctcAAGAAAGAGATGGAGcgaccaaaaaaaatatattataaattgccttttttatttttctaaaaattaatatAGTTGAGAAATTAAATTgtcaaacatttttaaaaaagagaCTAAATTATTCTTTCATTTTATTAGGAATTAATTTTCTTAATATTCTAAAAGATTACAGAACAATTTATGAAATTCTTTTTGTTAGAAAACTAATTTGTTTGAAGAAAAATTGTTAGGAATTGGAGTATTTACTGCCAAATATGATAATTAATCCAAATATGATAATTAATCTATGTTATTATGAAGCTTAGTCAATTTTCTTATCAAGTTAGTTATCTACTTTAATTATATGGATTTAGCTAATTAAGagtttgataataatttgttaattttttatgtatttaataatttttggcaaatatttttaaaatatatctttaaaatacatttttagcaagattcaaattttatatttaataatataaatatttcacATGTCTCATCCTTGATTCTCAACACGTACAACTTTAGATatctaaaataattattcaacaaAAATAATAGGAGGAGGATATTTAAAAGCTAAGTTAAACATATCACTCAATTCACTGTACACAAGTTTTAACAATTTACTTTATTTAGTCACCTGTTTAAAAggtgttttagttatttttattttgacacaaatattatgtttttatttaaattagaatcattcaatttattaattaaacgcattttttaattaaaaaatataaagtagaTTAGCATGTCAAAACCAGCTATGCCAAAGGTCAACAAAATCAACTGATGAATAAATGTAAGttgaattttttctatttttattgttaACAATATCAGTCAAAACAAATAAgtcattattttgataattttcttttaaccattattattattattattattattattattattattattaaaagttaCTTTGATTTTTGAAATCCTTACATAAAGAACTGTATTATCAATTTTTCATGAAATTAGAATTGAGAATAGGTAGCGTAAAATTTATACTCTATTCTAATTTTATCTataagtttataatttttttaaaattcaatcttaTTCTACCGTACGTTGAAAATCTATTAACATTAATCTTACACACATTCTATGTCCGATTACGCCCGACCTAACCCAcaacaaattatatttttttaattaaacatattattTATTCATTTCATAGCTCATAAACAtactaataaaacaaaaaaatataaaattaagttcatattaaaattaaaaataacaaaatcataataaaattcatcttaaaattaaattacaaaaatgagaGAATGTGGGTTCGATTTTTATTAACTTCATCGTATatgtataataaattttaattacataCTATAATATGTCATGGGTGTAGGTTGTTCGTATTGGGTTAGACTTAAATCCGCATTCATTCCGCAATCAAGCCAACTATTGTAATTCATCATATTATCAACTCTACTTAAATGGATAAAATCAGATTGGATACCACAGATAGGATTAGTATTGCCTGCTCTATATACAGTGACGgacctaaaaaaattaaataatgggaacaaaaatatgttaaaataaattttattaaatatttatatttatattatgtaataaaaaaatagatttataaaaaataaaataaaataagtatacaactttgttttaaaatttttattataaataatttttaaaaaatattttttctgttatattctaaaatctgaactcaaaatcttagttaaattataaataatttattgttccATGTTCTCAATTAActgcatttttattatttttacatgtTAATAAATAAGAGTTAATTAATAGACACATTAATTTATTAAtacactagtatttataatttaaaatttgaattatattTAAGTACCAAAAGATTTAACTATATGGATTATCTCTCACTCAATTAAAAAgttcatttatttattataatatttatgaaaagaataattttttaaacaaaaataacgaTACAAACAATACTGTTTCAaagttaaaatatataacattaattaatagatagataaataaataatgttctttcttatatcaaataatttttaaagacaaaaaaagatattgataattttatgtgtatttaaaaaattagtttttagtttggtaattaattaattggttagtttaaaaaaaatacctTATCACtacttattaattttttcattgaGTTGAttcatttatttctaattttaatacTAAATCAGATTTAACAAGATAAATACTGCTGCATGTTAAgtttaactaaataaaaatatttttaaagataaattttaaaaaatttatttataatttattatgggataaaaataatatcataataagaataaatatatagatatatatagaaATTATTTTAGATATGGACAAAAGAATGGTGTTTTATTTAAATATGGGTATTTGGAATGTTTTACAAAGTTGTGGATGTGTTAGAAAAGGAATCCAACATGCAGGTAACGCGTTGCATGCTGTCTCTATCCAAGAGGCAACCTTGGTA
This genomic window contains:
- the LOC112789333 gene encoding uncharacterized protein, with the protein product MSSEMVEMFFWSESSSNLNPIQFLQNQSNNNTNNNNLVLLSGPPSSGKTSLIFQFAFNVALHSSNSNVIFICNRHRFDSKPPFLSQGIDPSSDVFHRIQMKYVNDDQDIRNFFAAFHLFDTLPAALVIDDFGHFFDNKSCQQRYSNSRGRELAMVKTLALCHNAITYANQKGSCKLVLSDILTHHGDSPRFQFIYNKWIHTTFTIKEGDVCGSFILKEKNSNTGKNKAAKYSIALQYLALDEIVEDQIE
- the LOC112789332 gene encoding prohibitin-1, mitochondrial — translated: MNNMKVPNVPGGGLSALLKVSIFGGLAVYGAANSLYNVEGGHRAIVFNRIVGVKDKVYPEGTHFMIPWFERPVIYDVRARPHLVESTSGSRDLQMVRIGLRVLTRPLPSHLPTIYRTLGENYNERVLPSIIHETLKAVVAQYNASQLITQRENVSREIRKILTERASHFNIALDDVSITSLTFGKEFTAAIEAKQVAAQEAERAKFVVEKAEQDKRSAVIRAQGEAKSAQLIGQAIANNPAFITLRKIEAAREIAHTISNSANKVYLNSDDLLLNLQEMNLEPAGKR